One part of the Streptomyces lydicus genome encodes these proteins:
- a CDS encoding 2-hydroxyacid dehydrogenase, with the protein MATADQCTDANDVWLPIPPGEIEGLPEGLHYVHWDAGPDYPADPARCVFYAVPYMKGAEVSLRPLSRMSRVRVVQTLTAGIEHMLPGLDRLPSGAQLCNARGLHDASTAELALTLILAALRDIPGFVRSQDAGEWRTGFRPALADKSVLIVGYGSIGSAIEDRLTPFECARVVRVARTARDTVRGPVHPLSDLSALLPAADVVVLAAPLTEETRGLVGSDFLARMKDGALLVNIARGGIVDTEALLAELESGRLRAALDVTEPEPLPAGHPLWHAPGVLITPHVGGPSSAFLPRAKRLLRDQLTLFAAREPLRNVIATAD; encoded by the coding sequence ATGGCAACCGCAGACCAGTGCACCGATGCGAACGACGTATGGCTCCCGATTCCCCCCGGTGAGATCGAGGGCCTCCCCGAGGGTCTCCACTACGTGCACTGGGACGCCGGCCCCGACTACCCGGCCGACCCGGCCCGGTGCGTCTTCTACGCCGTCCCCTACATGAAGGGCGCCGAAGTCAGCCTGCGCCCGCTGTCCCGGATGAGCCGGGTGCGGGTGGTGCAGACCCTCACCGCCGGTATCGAGCACATGCTGCCCGGACTCGACCGGCTGCCGTCCGGTGCCCAACTGTGCAACGCCCGCGGGCTGCACGACGCCAGCACCGCCGAGCTCGCGCTCACCCTGATCCTGGCGGCGCTGCGCGACATCCCCGGTTTTGTACGGAGCCAGGACGCGGGGGAGTGGCGGACGGGCTTCCGGCCGGCCCTTGCCGACAAGTCGGTCCTTATTGTGGGCTATGGTTCGATCGGCAGTGCCATCGAAGACCGGCTCACGCCTTTCGAGTGTGCGCGGGTGGTGCGCGTCGCTCGCACCGCGCGTGACACAGTGCGCGGTCCTGTGCACCCACTCTCCGATCTGTCCGCCCTCCTGCCCGCAGCGGACGTCGTGGTGCTGGCCGCGCCGCTCACCGAAGAGACCCGTGGCCTGGTCGGAAGCGATTTTCTGGCGCGGATGAAGGACGGCGCACTGCTGGTGAACATCGCGCGCGGCGGGATCGTCGACACCGAGGCGCTGCTCGCCGAACTGGAGTCGGGGCGGCTGCGCGCGGCGCTCGACGTCACGGAACCGGAACCCCTGCCCGCCGGGCATCCGCTGTGGCACGCTCCCGGCGTGCTCATCACTCCACACGTCGGTGGCCCCAGCTCTGCTTTTCTGCCCCGTGCGAAGCGGCTGCTGCGGGACCAGCTGACGCTGTTCGCGGCCCGTGAACCCCTCCGGAACGTGATCGCCACCGCCGACTGA